A genomic window from Ideonella sp. WA131b includes:
- the guaD gene encoding guanine deaminase gives MNAPAVCAIRADLLDFTAAPAWGDASDAATGVRWRPDHWLLVDAQGCISAVQAEEPGPGLERHDHRGRLLLPGFIDSHVHSPQVPVLASYGTELLDWLNTYTFPSETAWADAEHATRGTELFLDALLAHGTTTAAVFPTVHKASAEALFAGAMARGMRIIGGKVLMDRHAPEGLRDTVASAERDSIDLIQRWHGRGRCSYALTVRFAPTSTPQQLVMAGALCRADPTLYLQTHLAENRDEVRWVAQLFPQARSYLAVYDDAGLLHERSVLAHGLWLDADDRARLAATGAHVAHCPTSNLFLGSGLYAWRSALAAGHATSLASDVGGGTALNLLRNAAAAYTVQAMQGQRLTAWAALHAATRGGAEALRLGHEIGSLEPGRMADLAIWDWAVGTLDAERQRVARGLHERVFAWMTLADERHLAATWVAGQERYRRRTT, from the coding sequence ATGAACGCACCCGCCGTGTGCGCCATCCGCGCCGACCTGCTGGACTTCACCGCCGCACCGGCCTGGGGCGACGCGTCCGATGCCGCAACCGGCGTGCGCTGGCGGCCCGACCACTGGCTGCTGGTCGACGCCCAGGGCTGCATCTCCGCCGTGCAGGCGGAAGAGCCGGGCCCCGGCCTCGAGCGCCACGACCACCGCGGCCGCCTGCTGCTGCCCGGCTTCATCGACAGCCACGTGCACAGCCCGCAGGTGCCGGTGCTGGCGAGCTACGGCACCGAGCTGCTCGACTGGCTGAACACCTACACCTTCCCCAGCGAGACGGCCTGGGCCGATGCCGAGCACGCCACGCGCGGCACCGAGCTTTTCCTCGACGCGCTGCTGGCCCACGGCACCACCACCGCCGCGGTCTTCCCCACCGTGCACAAGGCGTCGGCCGAGGCGCTGTTCGCCGGTGCCATGGCGCGCGGCATGCGGATCATCGGTGGCAAGGTGCTGATGGACCGGCACGCGCCCGAGGGTCTGCGCGACACCGTGGCCAGTGCCGAGCGCGACAGCATCGACCTCATCCAGCGCTGGCATGGCCGCGGCCGCTGCAGCTACGCGCTCACCGTGCGCTTCGCGCCCACCAGCACGCCGCAGCAGCTGGTGATGGCTGGCGCGCTGTGCCGCGCCGACCCCACGCTCTACCTGCAGACGCACCTGGCCGAGAACCGCGACGAGGTGCGCTGGGTGGCGCAGCTCTTCCCGCAGGCCCGCAGCTACCTGGCGGTCTACGACGACGCCGGGTTGCTGCACGAACGCAGCGTGCTGGCCCATGGCCTCTGGCTCGACGCCGACGACCGCGCGCGCCTGGCCGCCACTGGCGCACACGTGGCGCACTGCCCCACGAGCAATCTGTTCCTGGGCAGCGGGCTCTACGCCTGGCGCAGCGCGCTCGCGGCCGGCCACGCGACCAGCCTGGCCAGCGACGTGGGCGGCGGCACGGCGCTCAACCTGCTGCGCAATGCCGCCGCGGCCTACACGGTGCAGGCAATGCAGGGCCAGCGCCTCACGGCCTGGGCGGCGCTGCACGCCGCCACGCGCGGCGGCGCCGAGGCGCTGCGGCTGGGCCACGAGATCGGCAGCCTGGAGCCCGGCCGCATGGCCGACCTGGCCATCTGGGACTGGGCCGTCGGCACGCTCGACGCCGAGCGCCAGCGCGTGGCCCGCGGCTTGCATGAGCGGGTGTTCGCCTGGATGACCCTGGCCGACGAACGCCATCTCGCGGCCACCTGGGTGGCCGGACAGGAACGCTACCGGAGGAGAACGACGTGA
- a CDS encoding acetyl-CoA C-acyltransferase family protein, whose product MSQRDVVVLSALRSAIGTFAGSLADIEPAELAGTVMKASVGASGIDPKAINYVTVGNTIPTESRFAYVARVASIQAGLPMDSVAMAVNRLCSSGLQAIVTTAQNILLGDCDYGVGGGVEVMSRGGYLSPQMRSGARMGHVQMIDTMVATLTDPFGVGHMGLTAENLAVKWGLTREEQDAFAVESHRKAAAAIAQGRFKGQIVPIVKQTKKGEVVFDTDEHVKASTTMETLAKMKPAFKKDGTVTAGNASGINDGAAFLVLGDAQAAAGAGAKPLARLVSYAVAGVPNEIMGEGPIPATRLALKKGGLTLDQIDVIESNEAFAAQALAVARGLEFDMAKVNPNGGAIALGHPIGCSGAFLAVKAIHELHRVQKRYALVTMCIGGGQGIAAVFERL is encoded by the coding sequence ATGAGCCAGCGCGACGTCGTCGTCCTTTCCGCCCTCCGTTCCGCCATCGGCACCTTCGCCGGCAGCCTGGCCGACATCGAACCGGCCGAGCTGGCCGGCACCGTGATGAAGGCCAGCGTCGGCGCCAGCGGCATCGACCCCAAGGCCATCAACTACGTCACCGTGGGCAACACCATCCCCACCGAAAGCCGCTTCGCCTACGTGGCGCGCGTCGCCAGCATCCAGGCCGGCCTGCCCATGGACAGCGTGGCCATGGCTGTCAACCGGCTGTGCAGCAGCGGCCTGCAGGCCATCGTCACCACGGCGCAGAACATCCTGCTGGGTGATTGCGACTACGGCGTCGGCGGCGGCGTGGAGGTCATGAGCCGGGGCGGCTATCTGAGCCCGCAGATGCGCAGCGGCGCGCGCATGGGCCACGTGCAGATGATCGACACCATGGTGGCCACGCTGACCGACCCCTTCGGCGTGGGCCACATGGGCCTCACGGCAGAGAACCTGGCCGTCAAGTGGGGCCTCACGCGCGAGGAGCAGGACGCCTTCGCGGTGGAGTCGCACCGCAAGGCCGCGGCGGCCATCGCCCAGGGGCGCTTCAAGGGCCAGATCGTCCCCATCGTGAAGCAGACGAAGAAGGGCGAGGTGGTGTTCGACACCGACGAGCACGTGAAGGCCTCCACCACGATGGAGACGCTGGCGAAGATGAAGCCGGCCTTCAAGAAGGACGGCACGGTGACGGCTGGCAACGCCAGCGGCATCAACGACGGCGCGGCCTTCCTGGTGCTGGGCGACGCCCAGGCTGCGGCCGGGGCAGGTGCCAAGCCGCTGGCGCGGCTGGTGAGCTACGCGGTGGCCGGCGTGCCCAACGAGATCATGGGCGAGGGCCCGATCCCGGCCACCCGGCTGGCGCTCAAGAAGGGCGGTCTGACGCTGGACCAGATCGACGTCATCGAGAGCAACGAGGCCTTCGCCGCCCAGGCCCTGGCCGTGGCGCGCGGGCTGGAGTTCGACATGGCCAAGGTCAACCCCAACGGCGGCGCCATCGCTTTAGGCCACCCCATCGGCTGCAGCGGCGCCTTCCTGGCCGTCAAGGCCATCCACGAGCTGCACCGCGTGCAGAAGCGCTACGCGCTCGTCACCATGTGCATCGGCGGCGGGCAGGGCATCGCGGCGGTGTTCGAGAGGCTCTGA
- the xdhB gene encoding xanthine dehydrogenase molybdopterin binding subunit, giving the protein MNKPAEWPQTAPLHPAPEVGRSRPHESAALHVAGRAHYTDDIPEPAGTLHAALGLSPVPHGVIEALDLTRVRAMPGVVDVFSAADIPGVNDCGPLVHDDPILAGTPAEAGPVGPIGATLRYRGQPVFAVVARTRDEARRAAALAPKVLQTRPLPALMTAEAAHAAGQYVVPPMHLVRGDAAAAIAAAPRRFRTRFTVGGQEQFYLEGQISLAVPADDHGMSVFCSTQHPSEMQLVVSHALGVAAHAVRVECRRMGGGFGGKESQSALFACVAAVAARRLGAPVKLRVDRDDDFLITGRRHGFVYEAQIGHDDEGRVLGAEINMLSNAGHSADLSGPVMTRALCHFDNAYWLPHVAIHGYSCRTNTQSNTAFRGFGGPQGAIAIEMLLDSVARRCGLDALAVRQANFYDSTEAGGRNVTPYGQPVEDNIAPELTAQLVATSGYARRRAAIAAFNATSPVLKKGLALVPLKFGISFNVTHLNQAGALVHVYTDGSVLVNHGGTEMGQGLNTKVAQVVAHELGLPLEAVRCSATDTSKIANTSATAASTGSDLNGKAAQAAARTVRERLERFKADHPQHAALPWPQLVQQAYLARVQLWSDGFYATPGLHWNKATLQGRPFHYFAYGAAVSEVVVDTLTGEHRLLAADIVHDAGRSLNPAIDIGQVEGAFIQGMGWLTMEELVWHPDDGSARAGLLMTHAPSTYKIPTANDAPAVFRTTLFDAPNRVDAIHRSKAVGEPPLLLPISVLLAIRDAVSALGGHAVCPPLDAPATPEAVLRAVQAVREGRSACA; this is encoded by the coding sequence ATGAACAAGCCCGCCGAATGGCCGCAGACCGCGCCCCTGCACCCCGCCCCCGAGGTGGGCCGCAGCCGCCCGCACGAGAGCGCCGCGCTGCACGTGGCCGGCCGCGCGCACTACACCGACGACATCCCCGAGCCCGCCGGCACGCTGCATGCCGCTTTGGGCCTGAGCCCCGTGCCGCACGGCGTCATCGAGGCGCTGGACCTTACCCGGGTGCGTGCCATGCCCGGCGTGGTGGACGTGTTCAGCGCCGCCGACATCCCTGGCGTCAACGACTGCGGTCCGCTGGTGCACGACGATCCCATCCTTGCGGGCACGCCCGCGGAGGCAGGCCCGGTCGGACCCATCGGCGCCACGCTGCGCTACCGCGGCCAGCCCGTGTTCGCGGTGGTGGCGCGCACGCGCGACGAGGCCCGCCGCGCCGCGGCGCTGGCGCCGAAGGTGCTGCAGACCCGGCCCCTGCCGGCGCTGATGACGGCCGAAGCCGCGCACGCCGCCGGCCAGTACGTGGTGCCGCCGATGCACCTGGTGCGCGGGGATGCCGCCGCGGCCATCGCCGCCGCGCCGCGGCGCTTTCGCACGCGCTTCACGGTGGGCGGCCAGGAGCAGTTCTACCTGGAGGGCCAGATCAGCCTGGCCGTGCCGGCCGACGACCACGGCATGAGCGTGTTCTGCTCCACCCAGCACCCCAGCGAGATGCAGCTGGTGGTGTCGCACGCGCTGGGCGTGGCCGCGCATGCCGTGCGCGTGGAGTGCCGGCGCATGGGCGGCGGCTTCGGCGGCAAGGAGAGTCAGAGCGCGCTGTTCGCCTGCGTCGCCGCGGTGGCGGCGCGGCGTCTGGGCGCGCCCGTGAAACTGCGTGTGGACCGCGATGATGACTTCCTGATCACCGGCCGCCGCCACGGCTTCGTCTACGAGGCACAGATCGGCCACGACGACGAAGGCCGCGTCCTCGGTGCTGAAATCAACATGCTCAGCAACGCCGGCCACTCGGCCGACCTGTCTGGCCCGGTGATGACGCGCGCCCTGTGCCACTTCGACAACGCCTACTGGCTGCCGCACGTGGCCATCCACGGCTACAGCTGCCGCACGAACACGCAGAGCAACACCGCCTTCCGCGGCTTCGGCGGGCCGCAGGGCGCCATCGCCATCGAGATGCTGCTCGACAGCGTGGCGCGGCGCTGCGGGCTCGATGCGCTGGCGGTGCGGCAGGCCAACTTCTACGACTCCACCGAGGCCGGCGGGCGCAACGTCACGCCTTACGGCCAGCCCGTCGAGGACAACATCGCCCCCGAGCTGACGGCCCAGTTGGTGGCCACCAGCGGCTACGCCCGGCGCCGCGCCGCCATCGCCGCCTTCAACGCCACGAGCCCGGTGCTCAAGAAGGGGCTGGCGCTGGTGCCGCTGAAGTTCGGCATCAGCTTCAACGTCACGCACCTCAACCAGGCCGGCGCGCTGGTGCACGTGTACACCGACGGCAGCGTGCTCGTGAACCACGGCGGCACCGAAATGGGCCAGGGCCTCAACACCAAGGTGGCGCAGGTGGTGGCGCACGAGCTGGGCCTGCCACTGGAGGCCGTGCGCTGCAGCGCCACCGACACGAGCAAGATCGCCAACACCTCGGCCACTGCGGCGAGCACGGGGTCCGACCTCAACGGCAAGGCCGCACAGGCCGCCGCGCGCACGGTGCGCGAACGGCTCGAGCGCTTCAAGGCCGACCATCCCCAGCACGCCGCCTTGCCCTGGCCGCAGCTGGTGCAGCAGGCCTACCTGGCGCGCGTGCAGCTGTGGAGCGATGGCTTCTACGCCACGCCCGGCCTGCACTGGAACAAGGCCACGCTGCAGGGCCGGCCGTTCCACTACTTCGCCTACGGCGCGGCCGTCAGCGAGGTGGTGGTGGACACGCTCACCGGTGAGCACCGCCTGCTGGCCGCGGACATCGTGCACGACGCCGGCCGCAGCCTGAACCCGGCCATCGACATCGGGCAGGTGGAGGGCGCCTTCATCCAGGGCATGGGCTGGCTGACGATGGAAGAGCTGGTGTGGCACCCCGACGACGGCAGCGCGCGTGCGGGCCTCTTGATGACGCACGCGCCCAGCACCTACAAGATTCCCACCGCCAACGATGCGCCGGCGGTGTTCCGCACGACGCTGTTCGACGCGCCCAACCGGGTTGATGCCATCCACCGCAGCAAGGCCGTGGGCGAGCCGCCGCTGCTGCTGCCCATCAGCGTGCTGCTGGCCATCCGCGACGCGGTGTCGGCCTTGGGCGGCCACGCCGTGTGCCCGCCACTGGACGCCCCGGCCACGCCCGAGGCCGTGCTGCGCGCGGTGCAGGCGGTGCGCGAGGGCCGCAGCGCCTGCGCCTGA
- the xdhC gene encoding xanthine dehydrogenase accessory protein XdhC, whose product MNPSAWDPVRDAAEAWAAAGRAAVVVTVVEHQGSVPRESGTRMLVAADAVVGTIGGGHLELQALETARSLLLAGASTGSARRAAVVGEAEARPARVRMHPVRAEPVQALLEHRIALGPSLGQCCGGALVLRYTALAADAPSHWVGPRPRFTLHLFGAGHVGRAIVKLLAAVPCRVRWIDEREAEFPAVALPPHIERVCAEPVQAEVAAAAAGDAFLVLTHSHDLDLAITRDILARGDFGFFGLIGSATKRARFERRLAERGVAPDRIARMTCPIGLPGLRGKEPGVIAVAVVAQLLLVHPG is encoded by the coding sequence ATGAACCCCTCCGCCTGGGACCCGGTGCGCGACGCCGCCGAGGCCTGGGCCGCGGCCGGCCGCGCCGCGGTGGTGGTGACGGTGGTGGAGCACCAGGGCTCGGTGCCGCGCGAAAGCGGCACGCGCATGCTCGTGGCGGCCGATGCGGTGGTGGGCACCATCGGCGGCGGGCATCTGGAATTGCAGGCCCTCGAAACGGCCCGTTCGCTGCTGCTCGCCGGGGCCTCGACAGGCTCAGCCCGAAGGGCTGCGGTTGTGGGTGAGGCCGAGGCAAGGCCAGCCCGCGTGCGGATGCACCCCGTTCGGGCTGAACCTGTCCAAGCCCTGCTGGAACACCGCATCGCGCTCGGTCCCAGCCTGGGCCAGTGCTGCGGCGGTGCGCTGGTGCTGCGCTACACGGCACTTGCCGCCGATGCGCCATCGCATTGGGTCGGCCCGCGCCCACGGTTCACGCTGCACCTCTTCGGCGCCGGCCACGTGGGCCGGGCCATCGTCAAGCTGCTGGCGGCCGTGCCCTGCCGCGTGCGCTGGATCGACGAGCGCGAGGCCGAGTTCCCCGCCGTGGCGCTGCCGCCGCACATCGAGCGCGTGTGCGCAGAGCCCGTGCAGGCCGAGGTGGCCGCGGCCGCGGCGGGCGACGCCTTCCTCGTGCTCACGCACAGCCACGATCTCGACCTGGCGATCACGCGCGACATCCTGGCCCGCGGCGACTTCGGCTTCTTCGGCCTCATCGGCAGCGCCACCAAGCGCGCCAGGTTCGAGCGCCGGCTGGCCGAGCGCGGCGTGGCGCCCGATCGCATCGCGCGCATGACCTGCCCCATCGGCCTGCCCGGGCTGCGCGGCAAGGAGCCCGGCGTCATCGCGGTGGCGGTGGTGGCGCAGCTGCTGCTGGTGCACCCGGGTTGA
- a CDS encoding LysR family transcriptional regulator: protein MAMRPGFDTIDLHLIRVLHTVIHERSVSRAAVRLASTQPAVSAQLRRLRQLTGDPLLVRSGQQMQPTETALQLLGPAERLLQEAEHLFGRHRAQQRHSVFDPPRAEGVFRVAASDYLDPLFLPRLVARLKREAPGMRLELLPLTQDYDYRRHLGAGDVDLVVGNWLEPPEELHLARLVSDEIVCLVAERHPHAGGRGWTRERYLAQEHVAPMPMSPGALGVIDEHLRNQGAQRHIVVRASHFSLIPLMVADSLLVLTTGRLFCSRYVGTLAVKIVRCPVAFPPLTYYQLWHALTHAAPSQRWLREQVRAVAAGLGSGAAA, encoded by the coding sequence ATGGCAATGCGACCCGGCTTCGACACCATCGATCTTCACCTCATCCGGGTGTTGCACACGGTGATCCACGAACGCAGCGTCTCGCGGGCGGCCGTCCGGCTGGCCAGCACGCAGCCCGCCGTCAGCGCGCAGCTGCGGCGGCTGCGCCAGCTCACCGGCGACCCGCTGCTGGTGCGCAGCGGCCAGCAGATGCAGCCCACCGAGACCGCCTTGCAATTGCTGGGCCCGGCCGAGCGCTTGCTGCAGGAGGCCGAGCACTTGTTCGGCCGCCACCGCGCCCAGCAGCGCCACAGCGTCTTCGACCCCCCACGTGCCGAGGGCGTGTTCCGCGTGGCGGCCAGCGACTACCTCGACCCACTCTTCCTGCCGCGCCTGGTGGCCCGCCTCAAGCGCGAGGCGCCGGGCATGCGCCTGGAGCTGCTGCCGCTGACGCAGGACTACGACTACCGCCGCCATCTCGGCGCAGGCGACGTGGATCTCGTCGTTGGCAACTGGCTGGAGCCGCCGGAAGAGCTGCACCTGGCGCGGCTGGTGAGCGACGAGATCGTCTGCCTCGTGGCCGAGCGGCACCCGCATGCCGGCGGCCGCGGCTGGACGCGCGAGCGCTACCTGGCCCAGGAACACGTGGCACCGATGCCCATGAGCCCAGGCGCCTTGGGGGTGATCGACGAGCATCTGCGCAACCAGGGGGCGCAGCGCCACATCGTGGTGCGCGCCTCGCACTTCAGCCTGATCCCGCTGATGGTGGCCGACAGCCTGCTGGTGCTGACCACCGGGCGCCTGTTCTGCAGCCGCTACGTGGGCACGCTGGCGGTGAAGATCGTGCGCTGCCCGGTGGCGTTTCCACCGCTCACCTACTACCAGCTGTGGCATGCGCTGACACACGCCGCGCCCAGCCAGCGCTGGCTGCGTGAACAGGTGCGCGCGGTGGCCGCGGGGCTGGGCTCGGGGGCGGCGGCATGA
- a CDS encoding enoyl-CoA hydratase/isomerase family protein, protein MAEAAEGGPPRLAFAAPGHATITLARPAQLNRLHREDLLALQAHCAQLAPTPGLRVVVLQAEGRLFCAGFNLAELGGGGTAAADDPALFERTVDALEALPVPTIARLHGGVYGGATDLALACDFRLGEAGLQLRMPAARIGLHYYPGGLRRYVSRLGLAAAKRLFLLAETVDAAYLREVGYLDAVVPPDALDAELARWVAALLDGAPLALAGMKPSLNEIAAGRADAAVMAARVQRCADSADLREGLSALAAKRPPRFTGR, encoded by the coding sequence ATGGCTGAGGCGGCCGAGGGCGGCCCGCCGCGGCTGGCCTTCGCGGCGCCGGGCCACGCCACGATCACGCTGGCGCGGCCGGCGCAGCTCAACCGCCTGCACCGCGAAGACCTGCTCGCGCTGCAGGCCCACTGCGCGCAGCTGGCGCCCACGCCCGGGCTGCGCGTGGTGGTGCTGCAGGCCGAAGGGCGGCTCTTCTGCGCCGGGTTCAACCTGGCCGAACTGGGCGGCGGCGGCACGGCCGCGGCCGACGACCCGGCGCTCTTCGAGCGCACGGTCGATGCGCTGGAGGCGCTGCCCGTGCCCACGATCGCGCGCCTGCACGGCGGTGTCTACGGCGGCGCCACCGATCTGGCCCTGGCCTGCGACTTCCGCCTCGGCGAGGCGGGCCTGCAGCTGCGCATGCCGGCGGCGCGCATCGGGCTGCACTACTACCCCGGGGGGCTGCGCCGCTACGTCTCGCGCCTGGGGCTGGCCGCGGCCAAGCGCCTCTTCCTGCTGGCCGAGACGGTGGACGCGGCGTACCTCCGGGAAGTGGGCTACCTCGACGCGGTGGTGCCGCCGGACGCGCTGGACGCCGAACTGGCGCGCTGGGTGGCGGCGCTGCTCGATGGCGCGCCGCTGGCGCTGGCGGGCATGAAGCCCTCTCTGAACGAGATCGCGGCCGGTCGTGCCGATGCCGCGGTGATGGCCGCGCGCGTGCAGCGCTGCGCCGACAGCGCCGACCTGCGCGAGGGCCTGTCCGCGCTGGCCGCGAAGCGACCTCCCCGCTTCACGGGGCGCTGA
- a CDS encoding ABC transporter ATP-binding protein: MSSAPRLDPDQAELRLQLSGISKQYPAVKANDGVSLRVKPGEIHAVLGENGAGKSTLMKIIYGSVQPDEGTIRFDGQPVRVASPAWARALGISMVYQHFSLFDTLTVAENVWLGLDKSQALPEVTARITEVAGAYGLDVEPARPVHTLSVGERQRVEIVRALLTDPKLLILDEPTSVLTPQAVDKLFVVLRRLAAEGTSILYISHKLDEIRALCHHCTVLRGGKVTGEVDPTQESNASLSRLMIGAEPPALAHAAGAPGPVVLQVKALSLPTADPFGVALDSISLAVHAGEILGVAGVSGNGQQELLAALSGEDPRAPAGSVVLFGQDIGRHSPRRRRHEGLHFVPEERLGRGAVPTMSLADNTLLTRSAGARPLMGAMGWLKRSDITALAARVIERFQVKAGGPGAAARSLSGGNLQKFIVGREIDAAPKLLIVAQPTWGVDVGAAALIRGELLALRDAGCALLVVSEELEELFEISDRLVVIARGRVSPALPVAEATVERIGSWMSGLWADAPAAEVDHAAP, translated from the coding sequence GTGAGCAGCGCGCCGCGACTGGATCCCGACCAGGCCGAGCTGCGACTGCAGCTCTCTGGCATTTCCAAGCAGTACCCTGCCGTCAAGGCCAACGACGGTGTCTCGCTGCGCGTGAAGCCCGGCGAGATCCATGCCGTGCTGGGCGAGAACGGTGCCGGCAAGAGCACGCTGATGAAGATCATCTACGGCTCCGTGCAGCCCGACGAAGGCACGATCCGCTTCGACGGCCAGCCGGTGCGCGTGGCCAGCCCGGCGTGGGCGCGCGCCCTGGGCATCAGCATGGTCTACCAGCACTTCAGCCTGTTCGACACGCTCACCGTGGCCGAGAACGTCTGGCTGGGTCTGGACAAGAGCCAAGCACTGCCGGAAGTGACGGCGCGGATCACCGAGGTGGCCGGTGCCTACGGGCTCGATGTGGAACCCGCCCGCCCGGTGCACACGCTCAGCGTGGGCGAGCGCCAGCGCGTGGAGATCGTGCGCGCGCTGCTCACCGACCCCAAGCTGCTGATCCTCGATGAGCCCACTTCGGTGCTCACGCCGCAGGCGGTGGACAAGCTGTTCGTCGTCTTGCGCCGGCTGGCGGCCGAAGGCACCAGCATCCTCTACATCAGCCACAAGCTCGACGAGATCCGGGCCCTTTGCCACCACTGCACGGTGCTGCGCGGCGGCAAGGTCACCGGCGAGGTGGATCCGACGCAGGAGAGCAACGCCAGCCTGTCGCGCCTGATGATCGGCGCCGAGCCGCCGGCCCTGGCGCACGCGGCGGGCGCCCCGGGGCCGGTGGTGCTGCAGGTGAAGGCGCTCTCGCTGCCCACGGCCGACCCCTTCGGCGTGGCTCTCGACAGCATCTCGCTGGCCGTGCACGCGGGCGAGATCCTCGGCGTGGCCGGCGTCTCCGGCAACGGCCAGCAGGAGCTGCTGGCGGCCCTCTCGGGCGAGGACCCGCGTGCACCCGCCGGCAGCGTGGTGCTCTTCGGCCAGGACATCGGCCGCCATTCGCCGCGCAGGCGCCGCCACGAGGGCCTGCACTTCGTGCCCGAGGAGCGCCTGGGCCGCGGCGCCGTGCCCACCATGAGCCTGGCCGACAACACGCTGCTCACGCGCAGCGCGGGTGCACGACCTCTGATGGGCGCGATGGGCTGGCTCAAGCGCAGCGACATCACGGCGCTGGCCGCGCGGGTGATCGAGCGCTTCCAGGTCAAGGCCGGGGGGCCGGGCGCGGCAGCGCGCTCGCTGTCGGGCGGCAACCTGCAGAAGTTCATCGTCGGCCGCGAGATCGATGCCGCGCCCAAGCTGCTGATCGTGGCCCAGCCCACCTGGGGCGTGGACGTCGGCGCCGCGGCCCTCATCCGTGGCGAACTGCTGGCCCTTCGCGACGCCGGCTGCGCACTCCTGGTGGTGAGCGAGGAGCTCGAGGAGCTTTTCGAGATCAGCGACCGGCTCGTCGTCATCGCCCGCGGCCGCGTGTCGCCGGCATTGCCCGTGGCCGAGGCCACGGTGGAGCGCATCGGCAGCTGGATGTCGGGCTTGTGGGCGGATGCCCCGGCGGCGGAGGTGGACCATGCTGCGCCTTGA
- a CDS encoding ABC transporter permease, whose translation MLRLEARATPSQAMTLASPVLALLLTAAVAALILAGLGKDALAGLQVIFLEPLSNRRQITEVLLKATPLIVIALGLAVCYRANVWNIGAEGQFLLGCVVGGGLALWLSGLAQQGIVLPKPLGVALVLLAGMLGGALWAALVALLRDRFNANEILVSLMLVYVAQQVVNALVFGPWKDPQGFNMPQTALFHASLHLPPLVERSRLHVGLLIALVLAVVAALFLFRSFRGFQLQVGGLAPAAARYAGFSSRAALWTALLLSGALAGLAGAMEVAGPIKQVTPYLSTGLGFTAIIVCFVGRLHPLGIVGAGVLLSLMLIGGELAQSRLGLPNAMASVLQGLLLLILLACDTFILQRLRWVRARNPSKGAAA comes from the coding sequence ATGCTGCGCCTTGAAGCCCGTGCCACGCCCTCGCAGGCCATGACGCTGGCCTCGCCGGTGCTGGCGCTGCTGCTCACGGCCGCGGTCGCGGCACTGATCCTCGCCGGCCTGGGCAAGGACGCGCTCGCCGGCCTGCAGGTCATCTTCCTGGAGCCGCTGTCCAACCGCCGCCAGATCACCGAGGTGCTGCTGAAGGCCACGCCGCTGATCGTCATCGCGCTCGGCCTGGCGGTGTGCTATCGCGCCAACGTGTGGAACATCGGCGCCGAGGGGCAGTTCCTGCTGGGCTGCGTGGTCGGCGGAGGCCTGGCGCTGTGGCTCTCCGGGCTGGCTCAGCAGGGCATCGTGCTGCCCAAGCCGCTGGGCGTGGCGCTGGTGCTGCTGGCCGGCATGCTGGGCGGCGCGCTGTGGGCGGCGCTGGTGGCACTGCTGCGCGACCGCTTCAACGCCAACGAGATCCTCGTGAGCCTGATGCTCGTGTATGTGGCGCAGCAGGTCGTCAATGCGCTGGTGTTCGGGCCCTGGAAAGACCCACAGGGCTTCAACATGCCGCAGACGGCACTGTTCCACGCCAGCCTGCACCTGCCGCCGCTGGTGGAGCGTTCGCGGCTGCACGTGGGCCTGCTGATCGCGCTGGTGCTGGCGGTGGTGGCGGCGCTTTTCCTGTTTCGCAGTTTCCGCGGCTTCCAGCTGCAGGTGGGCGGCCTGGCGCCTGCGGCGGCGCGCTACGCCGGGTTCTCATCGCGCGCGGCGCTGTGGACGGCACTGCTGCTGTCGGGCGCGCTGGCCGGTCTGGCCGGGGCCATGGAGGTGGCGGGCCCGATCAAGCAGGTGACGCCCTACCTGAGCACCGGCCTGGGCTTCACGGCCATCATCGTGTGCTTCGTCGGTCGGCTGCACCCGCTGGGCATCGTTGGCGCGGGCGTGCTGCTGTCGCTGATGCTCATCGGCGGCGAGCTCGCGCAAAGCCGGCTGGGGCTGCCCAACGCCATGGCCAGCGTGCTGCAGGGTCTGTTGCTGCTCATCCTGCTGGCCTGCGACACCTTCATTCTCCAGCGGCTGCGCTGGGTACGCGCCCGAAACCCCTCGAAAGGAGCCGCGGCATGA